Genomic segment of Flavobacteriales bacterium:
TGAAAATATTTGATCCCGCCCCAGGGACTTACTTTTCTGCTGGTGAATTCATGCGCTAACTCGTGCATCTTTTTCGTACATTACACTGATTCCGGAAAGGTAAGGCCACAAAGCCTTTTCAGCAAATCAGGCTGATCTATTGCATAATTTGGGTTTAATTAAGATGATAAGTCGCTCCCAATATAAGTCTTACCGACGATGGTTGTCTCGTTATCAACACAACACATTAATTATAATATTTTATCCATCACCGCCGTATCATGGTCCTTATACCTGACCGTTTCCATATACCGCCAACCACATCTGGCATAAAGACGTTCTGCCGTAAAGGTATAAAGGTACACTTGAGATATTCCGGCTTCGCGTGCGTGTATATCAACATGCTCCAATAACTGCGCACCCATTCCCCGACCACGCTCCTTTTCATCCATATAAAAAAGCGCCAACCACGGTGTGAATTTTCTGAAACGGGAATGAACATTAAACAGGTTTACCTCATGGTAAACCCCTGCCGTTCCTATCAACGCACCATTCTTCATCATCACGAGGTGAAACAGGATCTCTTCCGGAGCCTGCGTGGTTAAACTTTTCACGGTCTTCTCAACAGGACTCCCCCATTCATCAAAGTACCAATGCGCAATCTTCAGAATCAAATCCGATTCCTGAGGCTCTAGTTTTCTGATGGAGATATCACCTGGGGTCATCGTAAAAACAAATGTCGGGAATCACCGGAAAGAACGGGAATGGTCCGCCGGAAATATTTTAACAACATCATTACCTGCAGCACCTGGTCAATTAGTTATCTTTACCGCATGGCACGCCAAAAATATTTACTGTTAATCATTTCAATGATACTGGGGCTGTCGGAATTTGCGCATGCCCAGAATTTCAAAGCGTCATTGCGTGCCGGATTCATCGCATCACAAGTGTCCGGTGATGAGCTCAGC
This window contains:
- a CDS encoding GNAT family N-acetyltransferase, with amino-acid sequence MTPGDISIRKLEPQESDLILKIAHWYFDEWGSPVEKTVKSLTTQAPEEILFHLVMMKNGALIGTAGVYHEVNLFNVHSRFRKFTPWLALFYMDEKERGRGMGAQLLEHVDIHAREAGISQVYLYTFTAERLYARCGWRYMETVRYKDHDTAVMDKIL